From a region of the Desmodus rotundus isolate HL8 chromosome 7, HLdesRot8A.1, whole genome shotgun sequence genome:
- the WDR20 gene encoding WD repeat-containing protein 20 isoform X6, which produces MAAEGGGKEMNEIKTQFTTREGLYKLLPHSEYSRPNRVPFNSQGSNPVRVSFVNLNDQSGNGDRLCFNVGRELYFYIYKGVRKAADLSKPIDKRIYKGTQPTCHDFNHLTATAESVSLLVGFSAGQVQLIDPIKKETSKLFNEESSCQHLWKVEWNEERENEGSKTSEEALVTVQMASSWRA; this is translated from the exons ATGGCggcggagggaggagggaaggagatgaaCGAGATTAAGACCCAATTCACCACCCGGGAAGGTCTGTACAAGCTGCTGCCGCACTCGGAGTACAGCCGGCCCAACCGGGTGCCCTTCAACTCGCAGGGATCCAACCCAGTCCGCGTCTCCTTCGTAAACCTCAACGACCAGTCTGGCAACGGCGACCGCCTCTGCTTCAATGTGGGCCGGGAGCTCTACTTCTATATCTACAAGGGGGTCCGCAAG gcTGCTGACTTGAGTAAACCAATAGATAAAAGGATATACAAAGGAACACAGCCTACTTGTCATGACTTCAACCACCTCACAGCCACAGCAGAAAGTGTCTCTCTCCTAGTGGGCTTTTCCGCAGGCCAAGTCCAGCTTATAGACCCCATCAAAAAAGAAACTAGCAAACTATTTAATGAGGAA AGCTCTTGTCAGCACTTGTGGAAGGTGGAGTggaatgaagaaagagagaatgaaggTAGCAAGACCAGTGAGGAGGCTCTAGTAACTGTCCAG
- the WDR20 gene encoding WD repeat-containing protein 20 isoform X8 has protein sequence MAAEGGGKEMNEIKTQFTTREGLYKLLPHSEYSRPNRVPFNSQGSNPVRVSFVNLNDQSGNGDRLCFNVGRELYFYIYKGVRKMASSWRA, from the coding sequence ATGGCggcggagggaggagggaaggagatgaaCGAGATTAAGACCCAATTCACCACCCGGGAAGGTCTGTACAAGCTGCTGCCGCACTCGGAGTACAGCCGGCCCAACCGGGTGCCCTTCAACTCGCAGGGATCCAACCCAGTCCGCGTCTCCTTCGTAAACCTCAACGACCAGTCTGGCAACGGCGACCGCCTCTGCTTCAATGTGGGCCGGGAGCTCTACTTCTATATCTACAAGGGGGTCCGCAAG
- the WDR20 gene encoding WD repeat-containing protein 20 isoform X7: protein MAAEGGGKEMNEIKTQFTTREGLYKLLPHSEYSRPNRVPFNSQGSNPVRVSFVNLNDQSGNGDRLCFNVGRELYFYIYKGVRKAADLSKPIDKRIYKGTQPTCHDFNHLTATAESVSLLVGFSAGQVQLIDPIKKETSKLFNEEMASSWRA from the exons ATGGCggcggagggaggagggaaggagatgaaCGAGATTAAGACCCAATTCACCACCCGGGAAGGTCTGTACAAGCTGCTGCCGCACTCGGAGTACAGCCGGCCCAACCGGGTGCCCTTCAACTCGCAGGGATCCAACCCAGTCCGCGTCTCCTTCGTAAACCTCAACGACCAGTCTGGCAACGGCGACCGCCTCTGCTTCAATGTGGGCCGGGAGCTCTACTTCTATATCTACAAGGGGGTCCGCAAG gcTGCTGACTTGAGTAAACCAATAGATAAAAGGATATACAAAGGAACACAGCCTACTTGTCATGACTTCAACCACCTCACAGCCACAGCAGAAAGTGTCTCTCTCCTAGTGGGCTTTTCCGCAGGCCAAGTCCAGCTTATAGACCCCATCAAAAAAGAAACTAGCAAACTATTTAATGAGGAA